The Brevibacillus brevis genome contains a region encoding:
- a CDS encoding AAA family ATPase has product MIKISKLEIENVKRVKAVKIEPTSSELTVVGGKNGQGKTSVLDSIAWALGGNKYRPSQPDREGSVVPPYLHLVLSNGLIVERKGKNSDLKVIDPNGQKGGQQLLDSFVEELAIDLPKFMNSTSKEKANILLRIIGVGDKLHELETKEKEIYNQRHTIGQIADQKAKFAKEQPYFPDAPKEPISASELIRQQQEILARNGENQRKRQQLNYLETEREAKGKEIARLETELLKLKEEYMKIGEDLAIARKDALDLRDESTAELEANIQQIDEINRKVRANLDKDKAETDANDYRVQYEALTGNITAIRQQKTDLLTNANLPLPGLSVEDGELTYNGQKWDNMSGAEQLRVATAIVRRLKPNCGFILLDKLEQMDLETLNEFGRWLEQEGLQAIATRVSTGDECSIIIEDGYVAGQEGVQLQQQPGAIDPAPTWKAGEF; this is encoded by the coding sequence ATGATAAAAATTAGCAAGCTCGAAATCGAAAACGTCAAGCGTGTCAAGGCAGTCAAAATCGAGCCGACAAGCTCGGAATTGACGGTGGTTGGTGGGAAGAACGGTCAAGGTAAGACGAGCGTGTTGGATTCCATTGCTTGGGCATTGGGCGGTAATAAGTATCGCCCTTCCCAGCCCGACCGTGAAGGGTCGGTTGTTCCTCCATATCTCCATCTCGTCCTGTCCAATGGTCTGATCGTTGAGCGTAAAGGTAAAAACTCCGACTTAAAAGTCATCGATCCGAACGGCCAGAAAGGCGGTCAGCAGCTGCTTGATAGTTTTGTCGAAGAGCTGGCAATCGATTTACCGAAATTCATGAATTCCACGAGCAAGGAAAAGGCAAATATCCTGCTCCGCATTATCGGTGTTGGTGACAAGCTTCATGAGCTGGAAACCAAGGAAAAGGAAATTTACAACCAGCGCCATACCATCGGTCAGATTGCTGATCAGAAAGCCAAATTTGCCAAGGAACAACCGTATTTTCCAGACGCACCGAAAGAACCGATTTCTGCGTCCGAGCTGATCCGCCAGCAACAAGAAATTCTTGCCCGAAACGGCGAGAATCAGCGCAAGCGGCAACAATTGAATTACTTAGAAACAGAGCGCGAGGCAAAGGGAAAAGAAATTGCGCGATTGGAAACAGAATTGCTAAAGCTCAAGGAAGAGTATATGAAAATAGGCGAAGATTTGGCGATTGCCCGAAAAGACGCGCTTGACCTACGCGACGAATCGACCGCGGAATTGGAAGCCAATATTCAGCAAATCGACGAGATCAACCGCAAGGTCAGAGCTAACCTGGACAAGGACAAGGCCGAAACGGATGCAAACGACTACCGCGTACAATACGAGGCATTGACAGGCAATATCACAGCGATCCGTCAGCAAAAGACAGACTTGTTGACGAATGCGAATTTGCCGCTGCCTGGGCTGTCCGTTGAGGATGGAGAGCTGACCTATAACGGGCAGAAGTGGGACAACATGAGCGGCGCTGAGCAATTGAGGGTAGCCACCGCGATTGTACGCAGGCTCAAGCCAAATTGCGGATTTATCTTGTTGGACAAGCTTGAGCAAATGGATCTGGAGACTTTGAACGAATTCGGTCGTTGGCTGGAGCAGGAAGGGCTGCAGGCAATTGCAACACGCGTCAGCACTGGCGATGAGTGCTCGATCATCATCGAAGACGGGTACGTTGCAGGGCAGGAAGGCGTTCAGTTGCAACAGCAGCCAGGAGCGATCGATCCGGCCCCAACATGGAAAGCAGGTGAATTTTAA
- a CDS encoding DNA cytosine methyltransferase encodes MQEIAVDNFAGGGGASVGMELAFGRSVDIAINHDPAAIAMHLANHPETEHYCESVWDVDPREVTRGRPVGLCWLSPDCKHFSKAKGGKPKEKGIRGLAWVALRWAATVRPRVIMLENVEEFKTWGPLLKDGMPDPKNKGREFNAFINALKRQGYQVDHRELRACDYGAPTIRKRFFLIARCDGRPIVWPEPTHGDPESAEVKSGKLLPWRTAAEIIDWSLPCPSIFERKKPLAENTLRRIARGIQRFVIDNPNPFIVKVNHQGEQFRGQQISEPMQTITAKNGWGIVTPYIARIGQTGFGGDRLQYEVEEPLTTIITKAEHLLVTPVLGVNTSGHPGSSVDEPLRTVTTGGHHMLISPALIQMGYGEREGQQPRVLDLEKPIGTVTAGGNKFGLATAELIAVPHITKFRTGATGHDVNEPLHTVTSGAGSKRPAGAAHAMGMVTAFLSRQFGQSVGHAADAPAATITAGGGGKSALVTSHLVKMRGTNTGQRVDVPLQTVTAGGNHFGEVRAFLMAYYGSSVGQKTDEPLGTVTTRDRFGLVTIHGQDYQIVDIGMRMLEPHELFAAQGFPDTYIIDRDADGKSYPKSAQVARCGNSVPPPFAEALVRANLPEMCTGSGNSLAFERYKQQEGQLQLSM; translated from the coding sequence ATGCAGGAAATTGCAGTTGATAATTTCGCGGGTGGCGGCGGGGCAAGTGTGGGCATGGAACTTGCGTTCGGACGCTCTGTAGATATAGCAATCAATCATGATCCAGCAGCCATTGCCATGCATCTGGCAAACCACCCTGAGACAGAACATTACTGCGAGTCAGTTTGGGACGTTGACCCACGTGAAGTTACACGGGGGCGCCCTGTGGGGCTTTGTTGGTTGAGTCCAGACTGTAAGCATTTCAGTAAAGCAAAGGGCGGTAAGCCGAAAGAGAAAGGAATCCGAGGTTTGGCATGGGTGGCCCTACGTTGGGCGGCAACGGTAAGACCCCGGGTAATCATGCTGGAGAACGTTGAAGAGTTTAAGACGTGGGGGCCGTTGTTAAAAGACGGTATGCCAGACCCGAAAAACAAAGGCCGCGAGTTCAATGCTTTCATCAATGCGCTAAAACGTCAAGGATACCAGGTTGACCACAGAGAGTTGCGGGCATGCGACTACGGCGCGCCAACGATTAGGAAACGCTTCTTTCTGATTGCTCGGTGCGATGGACGCCCGATTGTATGGCCGGAACCGACTCACGGAGATCCAGAGAGTGCAGAAGTCAAATCTGGAAAGCTACTGCCCTGGCGGACCGCAGCGGAGATCATTGATTGGTCGTTGCCATGCCCGTCCATTTTTGAACGGAAGAAGCCTCTGGCAGAGAATACGTTGCGTCGGATCGCACGAGGAATCCAGCGTTTTGTGATCGATAATCCGAATCCCTTTATCGTAAAGGTCAATCATCAAGGAGAGCAATTCCGTGGGCAACAGATCAGCGAGCCGATGCAGACCATAACAGCAAAAAATGGGTGGGGTATTGTCACTCCTTACATTGCTCGGATCGGGCAGACCGGATTTGGCGGTGATCGATTGCAGTATGAAGTGGAAGAACCTCTAACGACAATCATAACAAAAGCTGAACATCTACTCGTGACGCCAGTATTGGGGGTCAATACATCAGGGCACCCAGGAAGTTCGGTAGATGAACCTCTCAGAACAGTCACCACGGGCGGTCACCATATGCTAATTAGTCCAGCACTCATCCAGATGGGCTACGGAGAAAGGGAGGGACAGCAGCCGCGCGTTCTTGATCTTGAAAAGCCAATCGGAACAGTTACAGCAGGTGGTAACAAATTCGGACTTGCGACCGCTGAATTAATCGCTGTTCCCCATATTACCAAGTTCCGGACTGGAGCTACTGGCCATGATGTCAACGAGCCATTACACACTGTAACTTCTGGTGCGGGAAGTAAACGTCCTGCTGGAGCAGCTCACGCAATGGGAATGGTAACAGCTTTTCTATCACGCCAATTCGGACAATCAGTTGGACATGCCGCAGATGCTCCAGCAGCTACGATAACAGCAGGAGGAGGCGGTAAGTCCGCGCTTGTAACAAGCCATTTGGTCAAGATGCGCGGGACCAATACCGGACAGAGGGTTGATGTTCCTTTGCAGACGGTGACAGCCGGCGGCAATCACTTCGGGGAGGTCAGAGCGTTTTTGATGGCCTACTACGGCAGCAGTGTCGGGCAGAAGACAGATGAACCACTTGGAACAGTAACGACTCGGGATCGATTTGGACTGGTGACCATTCATGGGCAAGACTATCAGATTGTCGACATCGGTATGCGGATGCTGGAGCCACATGAGTTGTTTGCCGCCCAAGGCTTTCCTGACACATACATCATCGATCGGGACGCAGACGGTAAATCATACCCAAAAAGTGCCCAGGTAGCGCGCTGCGGCAATTCAGTACCGCCCCCTTTCGCAGAAGCATTGGTCCGAGCGAATCTACCGGAGATGTGTACTGGATCAGGAAATTCCTTGGCGTTCGAGAGATACAAACAGCAAGAAGGGCAGCTGCAATTGTCTATGTGA
- a CDS encoding replication terminator protein, producing MFKLDDFANGALTEKFNMEAQRVLENIADPNTDPKKARTITMTITLKADDNRELAMVDINTKASLAPSKGVQTKIIMGRDRQGKVEAAELKSGAVGQTYITEEGDVADDKGNKVVQFK from the coding sequence ATGTTCAAATTGGACGATTTTGCGAATGGTGCTCTCACAGAAAAATTCAACATGGAGGCGCAAAGGGTTTTGGAAAACATTGCTGATCCGAATACAGACCCAAAGAAAGCGCGAACCATCACCATGACAATCACGCTCAAAGCAGATGATAACCGTGAACTGGCTATGGTTGATATCAACACGAAAGCTTCACTTGCTCCATCAAAAGGCGTACAAACCAAAATCATCATGGGACGTGACAGACAGGGGAAGGTTGAGGCTGCCGAATTGAAATCAGGGGCAGTTGGTCAAACGTACATCACGGAAGAAGGCGATGTTGCAGACGACAAGGGTAACAAAGTTGTGCAATTCAAATAA
- a CDS encoding DUF3797 domain-containing protein, whose protein sequence is MNALKSVQLMRKYANCKECGNDKVGNGEGTLLIEDDIFKRSCKCGWSIEVDENDKPLLNLTIAAWATIGPRKIYEIHDKDDRFFGYVSVNELQKMGYVKRIDHCKKAEEFFNTPDGLDWVKKNRFFNVQ, encoded by the coding sequence ATGAACGCTCTTAAATCTGTTCAATTGATGCGCAAGTATGCAAATTGTAAGGAATGCGGTAACGACAAAGTTGGTAATGGTGAAGGGACTTTGCTCATTGAAGACGATATTTTCAAACGCAGTTGCAAATGCGGATGGAGTATTGAAGTGGATGAAAATGATAAGCCTTTGCTAAATCTGACCATAGCAGCCTGGGCGACTATTGGGCCAAGAAAGATTTACGAGATTCATGATAAAGATGATAGATTCTTCGGTTATGTCAGTGTTAATGAATTGCAGAAAATGGGCTACGTAAAGCGTATCGATCATTGCAAAAAGGCGGAGGAGTTTTTCAATACTCCTGATGGATTGGACTGGGTTAAGAAAAATAGATTTTTCAATGTGCAATAA
- a CDS encoding DEAD/DEAH box helicase, giving the protein MNLRPYQQEARDSIQSEWENGVKRTLLVLPTGCGKTIVFSKVIEDRVRLGERVLVLAHRGELLDQAADKLEKSTGLKCAREQAEETSVGSWFRVVVGSVQTMMREKRLEKFDRQFFDSIIIDEAHHCLSESYQRVLKYFDSANVLGVTATPDRGDMRNLGSYFQSLAYEYTLPKAIKGGYLSPIKAMTIPLQLDLTAVGQQAGDFKSSDLGTALDPYLESIAAEMWRVAQDRKIVVFLPLVKTSQKFANILNSFGFKAAEVNGDSQDRAQILEDFDRDKYNVLCNSMLLTEGWDCPSVDCVVVLRPTKVRSLYSQMVGRGTRLHPGKTDLLLLDFLWHTERHELCHPAHLIAENEEIAKAMTKQIEEAGIALDLEDVEKQAVEDVIAQREEALAKQLEEMKKRKRKLVDPLQFEMSIQAEDLASYVPSFGWEMAPPSDQQIKTLEKLGILPDDIHNAGKATKLLERLDKRREEGLTTPKQIRFLEQRGFEHVGTWSFDNAKRLIDRIAANGWRLPDGINPKEYRGE; this is encoded by the coding sequence ATGAATTTACGACCTTACCAACAGGAGGCGCGGGATTCCATTCAATCTGAATGGGAAAACGGCGTGAAAAGAACGCTTTTGGTCCTTCCGACTGGTTGCGGCAAGACAATCGTGTTTTCGAAGGTCATCGAAGATCGGGTAAGGCTGGGCGAGCGCGTGCTCGTCCTGGCCCACCGAGGCGAGCTGCTAGATCAGGCAGCTGACAAGCTTGAAAAATCTACTGGTCTGAAATGTGCTAGGGAACAAGCCGAGGAAACGTCAGTCGGAAGTTGGTTCCGTGTTGTGGTTGGCAGCGTGCAAACAATGATGCGTGAAAAGCGCCTGGAAAAGTTTGATCGTCAATTCTTCGACTCGATCATCATTGACGAAGCACATCATTGCTTATCAGAGAGCTATCAACGTGTTCTGAAATATTTCGATTCAGCAAATGTCTTAGGCGTGACTGCTACACCGGACCGTGGAGACATGCGCAATCTCGGAAGCTATTTCCAGAGCTTGGCCTATGAATACACGCTGCCGAAGGCTATCAAGGGTGGGTATCTCAGCCCGATCAAGGCTATGACTATCCCTTTACAACTGGACTTAACAGCAGTTGGTCAGCAGGCTGGTGACTTCAAATCAAGCGACTTGGGAACAGCCCTGGACCCGTATCTGGAATCGATAGCGGCGGAAATGTGGCGAGTGGCGCAGGACAGAAAAATTGTGGTATTCCTTCCGTTGGTGAAAACAAGTCAAAAATTTGCCAATATTTTGAATTCGTTTGGATTCAAGGCTGCAGAGGTAAACGGCGATTCACAAGATCGAGCGCAAATTTTGGAAGACTTTGATCGGGACAAATATAACGTCCTATGCAACTCCATGCTGCTAACAGAGGGCTGGGACTGCCCAAGCGTTGATTGTGTCGTTGTCTTGCGGCCAACAAAAGTTCGCAGCTTATACAGCCAGATGGTCGGGCGCGGTACCCGACTACATCCTGGAAAAACTGATTTATTGTTGTTGGATTTCCTGTGGCATACCGAGCGGCACGAGCTCTGCCATCCAGCGCATTTAATTGCTGAGAATGAGGAAATCGCCAAGGCCATGACCAAACAGATTGAGGAAGCCGGAATTGCGCTCGATCTGGAAGATGTCGAAAAGCAAGCTGTGGAAGATGTGATTGCGCAGCGTGAGGAAGCTCTCGCCAAGCAACTTGAAGAAATGAAGAAACGGAAGCGCAAACTGGTCGATCCATTGCAATTTGAAATGAGTATCCAAGCGGAGGATCTAGCTAGTTATGTTCCATCGTTTGGCTGGGAAATGGCACCGCCGAGTGATCAGCAAATCAAGACGCTGGAGAAGTTGGGCATTTTGCCAGATGACATCCATAACGCCGGTAAAGCTACGAAGCTGCTGGAGCGCTTGGACAAACGGCGTGAGGAAGGGTTGACCACGCCGAAGCAAATCCGGTTCCTGGAGCAACGAGGATTCGAGCATGTTGGCACTTGGTCATTCGACAATGCAAAGCGTCTGATCGATCGTATCGCAGCTAATGGATGGCGTTTGCCGGACGGCATAAATCCCAAAGAGTACCGTGGGGAGTAG
- a CDS encoding ATP-binding protein, whose product MQVISGKVEKAKKVVIYGPEGIGKSSLAAMFPKPIFIDTEGSTTELDVNRLPKPSSWEMINQQVRWVMTQIGRYETLIIDTVDWAEMLCVECICAKHQKNGVEDFGYGKGYIYVAEELGRFLNLLSDVIEAGIHVVLTAHSQIIKFEQPDEMGAYDRYQLKLGPKTGSRTAALVKEWADMVLFINYKTFSVATDKEGKKNKGQGGARTVYATHHPAWDAKNRHGLPDEFPLDYSYIAHIFNGSTKVTTSTPPQPVQRSAKEIEYDLVNGLRNAILDEQKQQQAWGQMTGEQQMAQEQQPSAEDALKPHIPSNIPPSLRDLMVQHQVSENEIQIVVSKRGYYPMDTPIANYDLGFVEGVLVGAWQQVLQMIQDTRNDLPFN is encoded by the coding sequence ATGCAAGTCATCAGTGGAAAGGTAGAAAAGGCCAAGAAGGTGGTAATTTATGGGCCGGAGGGTATCGGGAAATCCTCACTGGCGGCCATGTTCCCAAAGCCCATCTTCATTGATACAGAAGGATCGACGACGGAACTTGATGTTAACCGTCTGCCCAAGCCGTCAAGCTGGGAGATGATCAACCAACAAGTTAGATGGGTTATGACACAAATTGGGAGATATGAAACGCTCATAATCGATACGGTCGATTGGGCCGAAATGCTGTGCGTGGAATGCATTTGTGCCAAGCATCAGAAGAATGGCGTTGAGGACTTCGGCTATGGCAAAGGTTACATCTACGTAGCGGAGGAATTAGGTCGCTTTTTGAACCTTCTCAGCGACGTAATCGAAGCCGGTATTCATGTCGTGCTGACTGCTCACTCACAGATCATCAAGTTTGAGCAGCCGGACGAGATGGGAGCTTATGACCGTTACCAGCTCAAGCTTGGACCAAAAACTGGTTCGAGAACGGCAGCACTCGTCAAGGAATGGGCTGATATGGTCCTGTTCATTAATTACAAAACGTTCTCTGTTGCTACGGACAAGGAGGGCAAGAAGAACAAGGGGCAAGGCGGAGCACGCACGGTCTATGCCACGCATCATCCAGCGTGGGATGCGAAAAACCGTCACGGGCTACCGGACGAATTCCCACTGGACTACTCCTATATTGCCCACATCTTCAATGGTTCCACAAAAGTTACAACAAGTACACCACCTCAACCAGTACAGCGTAGTGCCAAGGAAATAGAGTATGACCTTGTAAATGGTTTACGGAACGCTATTTTAGATGAACAGAAACAGCAGCAAGCTTGGGGCCAGATGACCGGGGAGCAGCAGATGGCACAGGAGCAACAACCTTCTGCCGAGGATGCATTGAAACCGCACATCCCTAGTAATATTCCACCTTCATTGCGCGACCTGATGGTTCAACATCAGGTGTCAGAAAACGAGATTCAGATCGTGGTGAGCAAAAGAGGATACTATCCGATGGATACACCGATTGCGAATTATGATCTTGGTTTTGTTGAAGGCGTTCTTGTGGGTGCGTGGCAGCAAGTACTCCAAATGATTCAAGATACCAGAAATGATTTGCCATTTAATTAA